The following proteins are co-located in the Micromonospora viridifaciens genome:
- a CDS encoding SCO2522 family protein, which produces MRRTESVPYSHLSVELGHVYAEDFGDDCRELRRKFERIADWAKAIPALAQRGLRPQRQPRVSYCFLVDDYFHRFGSPREVIPQVQAAAAAHELQIDYVARESTFARHDNVELAQLMVDTLVVEPPRHTTGSRPPLSESGWLSNGQRSPGHAGAPAMTLPLPWSPPLQSGDPRHSIFVDIELWSDEPNGRVWACALLASVWQMTRLGVLRHRGETVAQPYRLPPGEPLPTSWDELPSIVQLNPSAAPFCAYRTVTLMDTRYLPVELAVRTILGQVAVPPAVAEQVARRAQGEGLQLPNELVDRLSYVFIGD; this is translated from the coding sequence GTGCGTCGCACGGAATCCGTGCCGTACTCCCACCTGTCGGTGGAGTTGGGGCACGTCTACGCGGAGGACTTCGGCGACGACTGCCGGGAGCTGCGCCGCAAGTTCGAACGGATCGCGGACTGGGCCAAGGCGATCCCGGCGCTGGCCCAGCGCGGGCTGCGCCCGCAGCGGCAGCCCCGGGTCAGCTACTGCTTCCTGGTGGACGACTACTTCCACCGCTTCGGTAGCCCACGGGAGGTGATCCCGCAGGTGCAGGCCGCCGCGGCGGCGCACGAGCTGCAGATCGACTACGTCGCCCGGGAGTCCACCTTCGCCCGGCACGACAACGTCGAGCTGGCCCAGCTGATGGTCGACACCCTGGTGGTGGAGCCTCCTCGGCACACCACCGGCAGCCGCCCTCCGCTGAGCGAGTCGGGCTGGCTGTCCAACGGCCAACGCTCGCCGGGGCACGCCGGCGCGCCGGCGATGACCCTTCCGCTGCCGTGGTCCCCGCCGCTGCAGTCCGGCGATCCCCGGCACTCCATCTTCGTCGACATCGAGCTGTGGTCCGACGAGCCGAACGGCCGGGTGTGGGCCTGCGCCCTGCTCGCCTCCGTCTGGCAGATGACCCGGCTGGGCGTGCTGCGGCACCGGGGCGAGACCGTCGCCCAGCCGTACCGGCTGCCGCCCGGCGAGCCGCTGCCCACCAGCTGGGACGAGCTACCGTCGATCGTCCAGTTGAACCCGTCCGCCGCGCCGTTCTGCGCGTACCGCACGGTGACCCTGATGGACACCCGTTACCTGCCGGTGGAGCTGGCCGTGCGGACCATCCTCGGTCAGGTGGCGGTGCCACCGGCGGTCGCCGAACAGGTCGCCCGGCGCGCCCAGGGCGAGGGCCTGCAGCTACCCAACGAGCTGGTCGACCGGTTGAGCTACGTGTTCATCGGCGACTGA
- a CDS encoding SCO2523 family variant P-loop protein, which translates to MLVFVTSHKGGTGRSVTAANLAYRSALSGRPTCYLDYDFGSPTAGITFQIPQATNGIEGAGPNGGGLHRYLRGEIPSPEQLDVWATSERSSLRQRPAGSGSLVLLPGQRSGSEFGFTNDIAKRCAELFLRLEEEFDLTLVDLSAGRSYASQIALAATATSTMRKVTARWLVFHRWTPQHVTAAADLAFEAGGILAMGKEYGHEPDRLRESLRFIRTAVINPRGPEVGHLDLAQQAFLRKCDAELSELARRRGTGRTTLLGAVPLDPLLQWREQLISDHDVQTKIANARTVDAFVELTEKLFDNTAWETV; encoded by the coding sequence ATGCTGGTCTTCGTCACCTCCCACAAGGGCGGCACCGGGCGCTCGGTGACCGCGGCGAACCTCGCCTACCGCAGCGCGCTGTCCGGCCGGCCCACCTGCTACCTGGACTACGACTTCGGCTCGCCGACGGCCGGCATCACGTTCCAGATCCCGCAGGCGACCAACGGGATTGAGGGCGCCGGGCCCAACGGCGGCGGCCTGCACCGGTACCTGCGCGGGGAGATCCCCTCCCCCGAGCAGTTGGACGTGTGGGCCACCTCGGAGCGGTCCAGCCTGCGCCAGCGCCCCGCCGGCTCCGGCTCGCTGGTGTTGCTCCCCGGGCAGCGCAGCGGCAGCGAGTTCGGCTTCACCAACGACATCGCCAAGCGCTGCGCCGAGCTGTTCCTCCGGCTCGAGGAGGAGTTCGACCTGACTCTGGTCGATCTCAGCGCCGGCCGGTCGTACGCCAGCCAGATCGCCCTGGCCGCCACCGCCACCTCGACCATGCGTAAGGTGACCGCCCGCTGGCTGGTCTTCCACCGGTGGACCCCCCAGCACGTCACCGCCGCCGCGGACCTGGCCTTCGAGGCCGGCGGGATCCTCGCCATGGGCAAGGAGTACGGCCACGAGCCGGACCGGTTGCGGGAGTCACTCCGGTTCATCCGCACGGCGGTGATCAATCCGCGCGGCCCCGAGGTCGGCCACCTCGACCTCGCGCAACAGGCCTTCCTACGCAAGTGCGACGCGGAGCTGTCAGAACTGGCTCGACGGCGCGGCACCGGGCGGACCACGCTGCTCGGCGCGGTGCCGCTCGACCCGTTGCTGCAGTGGCGCGAGCAGCTCATCTCGGACCACGACGTGCAGACCAAGATCGCCAACGCCAGGACCGTGGACGCCTTCGTGGAGCTGACCGAAAAACTTTTCGACAACACCGCGTGGGAGACCGTGTGA
- a CDS encoding SCO2524 family protein encodes MRIQPRQEILDIWRATVRSCWQNGEWRWGGRSGSNSISDAEQLLTLLLPATKLSVLSLDDPDRTDEEILEALSGIGGAIEIPRRLVGVITDYFTRYTDDAGTPIFSGGSYLNPLDGGPDLTEEQRSVDIVDSFAVSVTLTLATIGFVKVYRGSTQRRDLLAHLDKLEAMASARLSAAMVGLLRSFSTSVFTATDAFGTRLCDMVNQDELPRREVVAALREQLRDTMASLRSVVIGSGRVTEDLDNSEMLFECGWSWGIIADAEEVPTTEPIGRQREGAAENAPYLYFTVIAMDAIEDLNSERTRLLGLLNEEQQRLSRALQLRWELTRTYWAKVATFDNRRRWPIEDVPWRTTDGDRTDYYTLQATSLAVKDLIARGRGADEELGRIAAVLVELAQRARITRRASPGELALTVHSPGKRVTLNDDASKPIMTWNVNEFSTVLLQRAASVAGLLSNARRRSELLELADEVWDHLLLRRIPDGQHGGLWDHAGGAFPGLAPMPQAPSWYLTERVVQALVSAGQVLWERPFPRAGRLVGYAQDLIDEAEYLFDRELMRGTFAGTTMQRSMRSIRASLRRAQSLVDDRPGTAAAVANSLLLLLNDITTGQQKASEGI; translated from the coding sequence ATGCGGATACAGCCGCGCCAGGAGATCCTCGACATCTGGCGCGCTACAGTACGCAGTTGCTGGCAGAACGGTGAATGGCGCTGGGGCGGCCGGAGCGGCAGCAACTCCATCAGCGACGCCGAGCAACTGCTGACGCTGCTGCTGCCGGCGACGAAGCTCTCGGTGCTGTCGCTCGACGACCCGGACCGCACCGACGAGGAGATCCTCGAGGCGCTCAGCGGGATCGGCGGTGCCATCGAGATCCCCCGCCGGCTGGTCGGCGTGATAACCGACTACTTCACCCGCTACACCGACGACGCCGGCACCCCGATCTTCAGTGGTGGGAGCTACCTCAACCCGCTGGACGGCGGGCCGGACCTCACCGAGGAACAACGGTCCGTGGACATCGTCGACTCGTTCGCGGTGTCCGTCACACTCACCCTGGCGACGATCGGTTTCGTGAAGGTCTACCGTGGCTCGACGCAGCGACGCGACCTGCTGGCCCACTTGGACAAACTGGAGGCCATGGCCAGCGCCCGGCTCTCCGCGGCCATGGTCGGGCTGCTGCGCAGCTTCAGTACCTCGGTCTTCACCGCCACGGACGCCTTCGGCACCCGACTGTGCGACATGGTCAACCAGGACGAGTTACCCCGCCGCGAGGTCGTGGCGGCGCTGCGCGAGCAGCTTCGGGACACCATGGCCAGCCTGCGCAGCGTGGTGATCGGGTCCGGCCGGGTGACCGAAGACCTGGACAACAGCGAGATGCTGTTCGAGTGCGGCTGGTCCTGGGGGATCATCGCCGACGCCGAGGAGGTCCCCACCACCGAACCGATCGGCCGGCAGCGCGAGGGCGCGGCGGAGAACGCTCCCTACCTCTACTTCACGGTCATCGCGATGGACGCCATCGAGGACCTGAACTCCGAGCGCACCCGGCTGCTCGGGCTGCTGAACGAGGAGCAGCAGCGCCTGTCCCGGGCGCTGCAACTGCGCTGGGAGCTGACCCGGACCTACTGGGCGAAGGTGGCGACGTTCGACAACCGGCGGCGGTGGCCCATCGAGGACGTCCCGTGGCGGACCACCGACGGTGACCGGACGGACTACTACACCCTGCAAGCCACCTCGCTGGCGGTGAAGGACCTGATCGCCCGCGGACGCGGCGCCGACGAGGAGCTCGGACGGATCGCCGCCGTGCTGGTGGAGCTGGCCCAGCGAGCGCGGATCACCCGGCGCGCGTCCCCGGGCGAGCTGGCGCTGACCGTGCACTCGCCGGGCAAGCGGGTGACCCTCAACGACGACGCGTCGAAGCCGATCATGACGTGGAACGTCAACGAGTTCTCCACCGTGCTGCTCCAGCGGGCGGCCAGCGTCGCCGGTCTGCTCAGCAACGCCAGACGGCGCAGCGAGCTGCTCGAGCTGGCCGATGAGGTGTGGGATCACCTGCTGCTGCGGCGCATCCCGGACGGCCAGCACGGGGGGCTGTGGGATCACGCCGGCGGCGCCTTCCCCGGGCTGGCGCCGATGCCGCAGGCCCCCTCCTGGTACCTGACCGAGCGGGTGGTGCAGGCACTGGTGAGCGCCGGCCAGGTGTTGTGGGAGCGGCCCTTCCCCCGGGCCGGCCGGCTCGTCGGATACGCCCAGGATTTGATCGACGAGGCCGAGTACCTGTTCGACCGGGAGTTGATGCGCGGCACGTTCGCCGGCACGACCATGCAGCGCAGCATGCGCAGCATCCGGGCCAGCCTACGGCGGGCACAGTCGCTGGTGGACGACCGTCCCGGCACCGCCGCCGCCGTGGCCAACAGCCTTCTGCTGCTGCTCAACGACATCACCACCGGGCAGCAGAAGGCCAGCGAGGGGATCTGA
- a CDS encoding SCO2525 family SAM-dependent methyltransferase: protein MNSEVEWDSFDPLAYVRHNYSVLRPDDHEILCRIRDFFAGAKLSDARCVDVGSGANLYPVLSLLPFVRTVDLCEWSASNVSWLRTQIDSYDEVWDPYWQVCVEHPAYATLADPRRHLAQVGRVRRVSVFDLPRHAWDAGTMFFVACSISADRAECEHAIGRFLGALRPGSPFAAAFMLGSHGYSVGQRRFPAVRLQRAEVAASLAAGAYDLDLHEVWPRPPLRDGYLSMLLATGRARDD, encoded by the coding sequence GTGAATTCCGAGGTCGAGTGGGACAGCTTCGATCCCCTGGCGTACGTCCGGCACAACTACTCGGTACTGCGTCCCGACGATCACGAGATCCTCTGCCGCATCCGGGACTTCTTCGCCGGCGCGAAACTGTCGGACGCCCGCTGCGTCGACGTGGGCTCGGGTGCGAATCTCTACCCGGTGCTCTCCCTCCTGCCATTCGTGCGCACCGTGGATCTGTGTGAATGGTCGGCGTCCAACGTCAGCTGGCTGCGCACCCAGATCGACAGCTACGACGAGGTCTGGGATCCGTACTGGCAGGTGTGCGTGGAGCACCCGGCGTACGCGACGCTGGCCGATCCGCGCCGGCACCTGGCGCAGGTGGGGCGGGTGCGGAGGGTCAGCGTCTTCGACCTGCCGAGGCATGCCTGGGACGCGGGCACGATGTTCTTCGTGGCCTGCTCGATCTCTGCCGACCGGGCGGAGTGCGAGCACGCCATCGGCCGGTTCCTCGGCGCGTTACGGCCCGGCTCGCCGTTCGCCGCGGCGTTCATGCTCGGCTCCCACGGCTACAGCGTCGGCCAGCGTCGGTTCCCGGCGGTGCGGCTGCAGCGCGCCGAGGTGGCGGCGAGCCTCGCGGCCGGCGCGTACGACCTGGACCTGCACGAGGTGTGGCCCAGGCCGCCCCTGCGCGACGGGTACCTGAGCATGTTGTTGGCCACCGGCCGTGCCCGCGACGACTGA
- a CDS encoding IS5 family transposase (programmed frameshift): MQQWVPDELWNLAGPLIPPPPRRRQGGGTPPIDARAVFAAIVYVLTTGCAWRHLPPGFGVSRATAHRRFTAWTAAGLWRRLHVAALDQLGAQGLIDWSRATADAAYVRAKKGALTGPSPVDRGKPGSKIHALSERGGLPLSVGVSAANTHDSRCLESLVQAIPAVKSRRGPRRRRPDKLHADKGYDYPHLRRMLRQRGIRPRIARRGIDSPNRLGRHRWVIERTFAWLTGYRRLTIRYERNPGLYCAFLTLAAALTCHKRYLRLTT; the protein is encoded by the exons ATCCAGCAGTGGGTGCCTGACGAGTTGTGGAACCTGGCCGGTCCGTTGATCCCGCCCCCGCCTCGACGTCGGCAGGGCGGAGGTACACCGCCGATCGACGCGCGGGCGGTGTTCGCCGCGATCGTGTACGTCCTGACCACCGGTTGCGCGTGGCGGCACCTACCGCCCGGGTTCGGCGTGTCCAGAGCCACCGCGCATCGCCGATTCACGGCGTGGACTGCCGCCGGACTGTGGCGGCGGCTTCACGTCGCCGCGTTGGACCAGCTCGGCGCGCAAGGGCTGATCGACTGGTCCCGTGCCACCGCCGACGCCGCCTACGTGCGGGCGAAAAAGGGGGCG CTGACCGGTCCGAGCCCGGTCGACCGAGGCAAGCCCGGCAGCAAGATCCACGCTCTATCCGAACGCGGCGGGCTCCCGCTGTCCGTGGGCGTGTCCGCGGCGAACACCCACGACAGCCGCTGCCTGGAATCCCTGGTCCAGGCCATCCCCGCCGTCAAGTCCCGGCGCGGCCCCCGCCGGCGACGGCCGGACAAGCTGCACGCCGACAAGGGATACGACTACCCGCACCTGCGGCGCATGCTGCGACAGCGCGGCATCCGACCCCGCATCGCCCGCCGCGGCATCGATTCCCCAAACCGCCTCGGGCGGCACCGGTGGGTCATCGAGCGGACCTTCGCCTGGCTCACCGGCTACCGCCGGCTGACCATCCGATACGAACGCAACCCCGGCCTGTACTGCGCCTTTCTCACCCTCGCCGCCGCACTCACCTGTCACAAGCGCTACCTCAGACTCACCACCTGA
- a CDS encoding CehA/McbA family metallohydrolase domain-containing protein yields the protein MAAHLQQATDLGVDVIWWTDHDFRMQAHGYRQAVRFEGLSEPENGRSWTWNKILEGKPDLAVGTFVDEPHSPDEPGRALRLQARTPAAAWGALLYEGVAWNSTYTTSLAATVLELDVLAENLGPDAELVVRVLSSYRPATEGRRAGRYTLEYRIGQTAGRWTENDGLLGVVGLQVTSGTWQRLRLDLESDVAALWPDIVAADSGIHRLRVGVRSRNGALASGMVDRLRFLRSRRDGDESVVLQDEMMREYTRRYPAVRQFHGTEISLVRHLNAFGGNFTLPDYGDAPPTKITKVEAAIDMVNFVHANNGLVAFNHPLEDAPSGPQLARLLIETNALGADMIEVGSKEDFEESVFAYDAAARNAVFVTATGVSDDHGGQDWVQQKQRWITSVWADSTDERDLFVALRGGRAWFWDPQYWRGQLDILVRGTVPMGGVLVTPAAQAPVTITVTDLPDGATVHLVTGEVDFAGLADPAPATTSRQIELDRQEERAHLVIPTGTSCYLRVEIRNVDGDVIGFSNPAWILKDQPRNGIPVERRGSYGWAG from the coding sequence ATGGCTGCCCACCTTCAGCAGGCGACCGACCTCGGCGTGGACGTGATCTGGTGGACGGATCACGACTTCCGCATGCAGGCGCACGGCTACCGCCAGGCCGTCCGCTTCGAGGGCCTGAGCGAGCCGGAGAACGGGCGGTCGTGGACCTGGAACAAGATCCTCGAAGGTAAGCCCGACCTTGCCGTGGGCACGTTCGTCGACGAGCCGCATTCGCCGGACGAGCCCGGCAGGGCGCTGCGGCTCCAGGCACGGACCCCGGCGGCCGCGTGGGGGGCGTTGCTCTACGAGGGCGTGGCCTGGAACAGCACCTACACCACCAGCCTGGCCGCGACCGTCCTGGAGCTGGACGTGCTCGCCGAGAACCTCGGCCCGGACGCCGAACTGGTGGTCCGGGTGCTCTCCTCCTACCGCCCGGCCACGGAGGGGCGGCGGGCGGGTCGATACACCCTCGAGTACCGCATCGGCCAGACAGCCGGGCGGTGGACCGAGAACGACGGCCTGCTCGGCGTCGTCGGCCTGCAGGTCACCTCGGGTACGTGGCAGCGGCTCCGCCTTGACCTGGAGTCCGACGTCGCGGCCCTGTGGCCGGACATCGTCGCCGCCGACAGCGGCATCCATCGGCTGCGCGTCGGCGTTCGATCGCGCAACGGGGCCCTCGCCTCGGGAATGGTCGACCGGCTGCGGTTCCTGCGTTCCCGCCGCGACGGTGACGAATCGGTGGTGTTGCAGGACGAGATGATGCGCGAGTACACCCGGCGCTACCCCGCGGTCCGCCAGTTCCACGGCACCGAGATCTCCCTGGTGCGGCACCTGAACGCGTTCGGCGGGAACTTCACCCTGCCCGACTACGGCGACGCGCCGCCTACGAAGATCACCAAGGTCGAGGCCGCCATCGACATGGTCAACTTCGTGCACGCGAACAACGGCCTCGTGGCTTTCAACCATCCGCTCGAGGACGCCCCGTCGGGACCGCAGCTCGCCCGTCTGCTCATCGAGACGAACGCGCTCGGCGCCGACATGATCGAAGTGGGCAGCAAGGAAGACTTCGAGGAATCCGTGTTCGCCTACGACGCGGCGGCGCGCAACGCGGTGTTCGTGACCGCCACCGGCGTCAGCGACGACCACGGCGGCCAGGACTGGGTCCAGCAGAAACAGCGCTGGATCACCTCGGTCTGGGCCGACTCCACCGACGAGCGTGACCTGTTCGTGGCCCTGCGGGGCGGGCGTGCCTGGTTCTGGGATCCCCAGTACTGGCGTGGACAGCTGGACATCCTGGTCCGAGGCACCGTTCCGATGGGGGGCGTCCTGGTGACCCCGGCCGCCCAGGCACCGGTGACGATCACGGTCACGGACCTTCCCGACGGCGCGACGGTGCACCTCGTCACTGGCGAGGTCGACTTCGCCGGCCTGGCGGACCCCGCTCCCGCCACCACCTCGCGCCAGATTGAACTCGACCGGCAGGAGGAGCGAGCGCACCTGGTGATCCCCACCGGGACCAGCTGCTATCTGCGCGTGGAGATCAGGAACGTCGATGGCGACGTGATCGGCTTCTCGAATCCCGCGTGGATTCTGAAGGATCAACCACGCAACGGCATCCCCGTCGAACGTCGGGGCAGCTACGGCTGGGCCGGGTAA
- a CDS encoding response regulator, with protein sequence MIRVLLVDDQHLIRAGLRMLCDAQPDIEVVGEADNGRDAITLAARLLPDVVVMDLRMPGIDGITATSRILAERPATRVLVLTTFGDDDHLYPALTAGACGFLLKDAPPADLLDGVRRAAAGDSPFSQEVLQRLVQRAVHARAETPRPAEGLTAREQDVLHLVAEGLSNTEIADRLHIGVTTVKTHITSLMTKTGCPNRVRLALFARGL encoded by the coding sequence ATGATCCGCGTCCTGCTGGTGGACGACCAGCACCTCATCCGCGCGGGGCTGCGCATGCTCTGCGACGCCCAGCCCGACATCGAGGTCGTCGGCGAGGCCGACAACGGTCGCGACGCCATCACCCTCGCCGCCCGGCTCCTTCCCGACGTCGTCGTGATGGACCTGCGCATGCCCGGCATCGACGGGATCACCGCGACCAGCCGAATTCTCGCCGAGCGCCCCGCCACCCGGGTCCTGGTGCTGACCACGTTCGGCGACGACGACCACCTCTATCCGGCCCTGACCGCGGGAGCGTGCGGGTTCCTGCTCAAGGACGCGCCGCCAGCCGACCTGCTCGACGGTGTCCGCCGGGCGGCGGCGGGCGACAGCCCGTTCAGTCAGGAGGTGCTGCAGCGCCTGGTCCAGCGCGCGGTGCACGCCCGCGCCGAGACACCGCGACCGGCCGAGGGACTGACCGCCCGCGAGCAGGACGTGCTGCACCTGGTCGCCGAGGGGCTGTCCAACACGGAGATCGCCGACCGGCTGCACATCGGGGTCACCACGGTCAAGACCCACATCACCAGCCTGATGACCAAGACGGGCTGCCCCAACCGGGTACGCCTCGCCCTGTTCGCCCGCGGTCTGTAG
- a CDS encoding sensor histidine kinase yields MGWVQRLFDERDKFARTVLLDLSGLGYLLVGTQVGRAPTAAQWVLAVVAFAVALLLHRRPLVNLVAQAALLAVALHTIDDPMINQVGASWGLLEVTMCAGRPRIIWLAAGLLAAVDLTDSIGDPVNRVLSGVFGLTVEVGVPLLLGLVIRTSRQLARQAEERAAEEQRRRASESRAARADERSAIARELHDVVAHHVASMVLRVGVARHVLTDLDPRVSEVFDDVHATGSGALADLRRLVAVLRDPEGAQGDAALTAIDPAALPAALGAAVDRARRAGVAVEADIDPSVGTLDAVRGLAVLRLTQEALTNVAKHAGTSALARLTVSVVDGAVHWEVTDNGRGWVPAAMPSGGGHGITGMRERVEVLGGRLEAGPTGSGWRVATILPAADPAPRATPAPPPGPPAGASPASRAGAAPADPLAPEPA; encoded by the coding sequence ATGGGGTGGGTGCAACGGCTGTTCGACGAGCGCGACAAATTCGCCCGGACGGTGCTGCTCGACCTCAGCGGCCTCGGCTACCTGCTCGTCGGCACCCAGGTTGGCCGGGCGCCGACGGCCGCCCAGTGGGTCCTCGCGGTGGTCGCCTTCGCCGTCGCGCTGCTGTTGCACCGCCGGCCCCTGGTGAACCTGGTGGCGCAGGCCGCCCTGCTGGCGGTCGCGCTCCACACCATCGACGACCCCATGATCAACCAGGTCGGCGCCAGCTGGGGGTTGCTCGAGGTCACCATGTGCGCGGGCCGGCCACGGATCATCTGGCTGGCCGCCGGGCTGCTGGCCGCCGTCGACCTGACCGATTCGATCGGCGACCCGGTCAACCGGGTCCTCTCCGGCGTCTTCGGGCTGACCGTGGAGGTCGGCGTGCCGCTGCTGCTCGGCCTGGTCATCCGGACCAGCCGGCAGCTCGCCCGGCAGGCCGAGGAACGGGCGGCGGAGGAACAGCGCCGGCGAGCCTCGGAGAGCCGCGCCGCGCGGGCCGACGAACGCAGCGCGATCGCCCGCGAGCTGCACGACGTGGTTGCCCATCACGTGGCGTCGATGGTGCTGCGGGTCGGCGTGGCCCGGCACGTGCTGACGGACCTGGATCCACGGGTGAGTGAGGTGTTCGACGACGTGCACGCCACGGGCAGCGGGGCCCTGGCCGATCTACGGCGACTGGTCGCGGTCCTGCGCGACCCGGAGGGGGCCCAGGGTGACGCGGCGCTGACCGCGATCGACCCGGCCGCGCTTCCGGCGGCCCTCGGCGCGGCGGTCGACCGGGCCCGCCGCGCCGGCGTCGCGGTGGAGGCCGACATCGACCCCTCGGTCGGTACGCTCGACGCGGTACGCGGCCTGGCGGTGTTGCGGCTGACCCAGGAGGCGCTGACCAACGTGGCCAAGCATGCCGGCACGTCCGCGCTGGCGCGCCTGACCGTGTCCGTGGTCGACGGGGCAGTTCACTGGGAGGTCACGGACAACGGGCGCGGATGGGTGCCGGCGGCGATGCCGTCCGGTGGCGGCCACGGCATCACCGGCATGCGCGAGCGTGTCGAGGTGCTCGGCGGCCGGCTCGAGGCGGGCCCGACCGGCTCGGGCTGGCGGGTCGCCACCATCCTCCCGGCCGCAGATCCCGCGCCCCGCGCCACGCCGGCACCTCCGCCCGGCCCGCCCGCCGGGGCCTCCCCCGCGTCCCGCGCCGGCGCCGCCCCGGCCGATCCGCTCGCGCCGGAGCCGGCATGA
- a CDS encoding ABA4-like family protein, which produces MTAALFTLTFAVAAPFWALMILLPRWVWTARIIQSPLIVLPGLVIYAILIIPALGDVLPAVLSPALDGVRELLGTATGAAAAWAHMIAFDLFAGRWAWLDSRDRGVPALAMAPVLVLMILLGPLGLAAYLALRARSARPAVARAPEPQRLG; this is translated from the coding sequence ATGACCGCCGCCCTGTTCACCCTGACGTTCGCGGTGGCCGCACCCTTCTGGGCGCTGATGATCCTGCTGCCGCGCTGGGTCTGGACCGCCCGGATCATCCAGTCGCCCCTGATCGTGCTGCCGGGCCTGGTGATCTACGCGATCCTGATCATCCCGGCCCTCGGCGACGTGCTGCCGGCCGTGTTGTCGCCGGCCCTGGACGGCGTACGCGAACTGCTCGGGACCGCGACCGGTGCGGCGGCCGCCTGGGCGCACATGATCGCGTTCGATCTGTTCGCGGGTCGGTGGGCGTGGCTCGACAGCCGGGACCGGGGTGTGCCGGCGCTGGCCATGGCCCCGGTCCTCGTCCTGATGATCCTGCTCGGGCCGCTCGGCCTGGCCGCCTACCTCGCGCTCCGGGCCCGGTCGGCGCGGCCCGCGGTCGCTCGTGCCCCCGAACCACAGCGCCTAGGCTGA